One part of the Anopheles coustani chromosome 2, idAnoCousDA_361_x.2, whole genome shotgun sequence genome encodes these proteins:
- the LOC131263096 gene encoding multifunctional methyltransferase subunit TRM112-like protein translates to MKLLTYNFLTSKCIRGVQVGYPLKLSIVETKVVHTDFNSEFITRMLPRLEWNAICAAATNIGSEIPQTMPADIQNDAETLQKLHHVLLEVDVIEGSLECPETGRVFPIINGIPNMLLNENEV, encoded by the exons ATGAAACTATTAACGTACAATTTCCTCACTTCAAAGTGTATTCGCGGTGTTCAAGTGGGTTATCCATTGAAGCTGAGC ATTGTGGAGACAAAAGTCGTACACACGGATTTTAATTCGGAATTCATCACCCGAATGTTGCCCCGATTGGAATGGAATGCTATATGTGCTGCAGCGACCAAT ATTGGTTCCGAAATCCCTCAGACCATGCCGGCAGACATCCAGAACGATGCCGAAACCTTGCAAAAGCTACACCACGTACTGCTCGAGGTTGATGTCATTGAAGGTAGCCTCGAATGTCCGGAGACTGGGCGAGTTTTTCCGATCATCAACGGAATTCCAAATATGCTGCTAAACGAGAACGAAGTTTAA
- the LOC131263095 gene encoding muscle M-line assembly protein unc-89 isoform X2, which yields MGRSTRQDSPVANWSTHAPVQRQHCHAAQAAFQNPPSGVPSLNASPNLAQRLQQQHQQQQQQIEMAPIVRSSPRMGLGRQGMVETTFSTNVPAAETDLTVAKINSMFPTVPEVHIRMLLKKYMKSIFPKAEETLILDVLANADNNVQSASQALLKMGYDKREQPVPQRNASRKGTGGSQGADDGIPEEPKTPTPKLKSPEEKKKIKTRLQVKYKDTPEKVIMMALESVDYSEERAKKILNIVIQEDRDKKKSVKIEAPHKSDEDKENARTGSAGPSRSNSTTSSQPRTPLVKRAPTGALAEDGITSPPVTTSGGIQSPSGAAATVVDGKTTEPEFSSSSSGNESSLAVGDSSPESPPERQHHDAAFRACGRAPNVTGAKQSFRPKAKTDHAKYSIFRSSSSEDESCEQAAAAKMDGKSSQLATRIPTKGPNVKLFKGPNDDLLLADYVTWNGANPDLAKGSQKVSGGPDRSIRIERAYQAHGPNGDLCKGPVGSLAKGSMYGQMMKDVKCN from the exons CCCAGGCCGCTTTCCAGAATCCACCCTCCGGTGTACCTAGCCTTAATGCTAGCCCCAACCTAGCCCAAAGattgcaacaacaacaccagcagcagcaacaacagatC GAAATGGCTCCGATAGTGCGATCCAGCCCCCGGATGGGACTCGGGCGTCAGGGCATGGTGGAAACGACGTTCTCAACGAACGTGCCCGCAGCGGAGACGGATCTGACGGTGGCTAAAATAAACTCCATGTTTCCCACCGTCCCGGAAGTTCACATCCGGATGCTGCTGAAAAA GTACATGAAGAGCATTTTCCCGAAGGCGGAGGAAACACTCATCCTGGATGTGCTGGCCAATGCGGACAACAACGTACAGTCCGCTTCGCAGGCGCTGCTGAAGATGGGCTACGACAAACGCGAGCAGCCCGTTCCACAGCGCAATGCATCTCGTAAGGGTACAGGCGGATCGCAGGGTGCCGACGATGGCATACCGGAGGAACCGAAAACACCAACCCCGAAGTTGAAGTCTCcggaggagaagaagaaaa TTAAAACTCGCCTGCAGGTGAAGTACAAGGACACACCGGAGAAAGTGATCATGATGGCGCTGGAGAGCGTCGACTATTCGGAGGAACGGGCCAAGAAGATACTGAACATCGTCATCCAAGAGGATCGGGACAAGAAAAAGAGCGTCAAGATCGAGGCCCCGCACAAGTCGGACGAGGACAAGGAGAACGCCCGTACGGGAAGTGCCGGGCCGAG TCGAAGCAATAGCACCACATCATCACAACCCCGCACGCCACTGGTAAAGCGTGCGCCGACCGGTGCCCTGGCCGAAGATGGTATCACTTCCCCACCGGTGACAACGTCCGGCGGCATCCAGTCGCCATCCGGTGCAGCTGCTACAGTGGTCGATGGGAAGACCACCGAGCCGGaattcagcagcagcagcagtggcaACGAGAGCAGCCTCGCTGTGGGCGATTCGTCCCCCGAGTCGCCGCCGGAGCGACAACACCACGATGCGGCGTTCCGGGCGTGCGGTCGCGCCCCAAACGTGACCGGCGCCAAGCAGAGCTTCCGTCCGAAAGCCAAAACCGATCACGCAAA GTATTCTATTTTTAGAAGTTCCTCCTCGGAAGACGAATCCTGCGAGCAGGCGGCGGCAGCCAAAATGGACGGAAAGTCGTCCCAGCTAGCGACCCGCATTCCGACGAAGGGTCCTAACGTAAAGCTCTTCAAAGGACCGAACGACGATTTGCTTCT TGCCGACTATGTCACATGGAACGGTGCGAATCCGGATCTGGCGAAGGGTAGCCAGAAGGTATCCGGAGGTCCCGACCGCTCCATTCGCATCGAGCGCGCGTACCAGGCGCACGGACCGAATGGCGATCTTTGCAAGGGTCCGGTCGGATCGCTCGCGAAGGGCAGCATGTACGGCCAGATGATGAAGGATGTAAAGTGTAACTAG
- the LOC131263095 gene encoding muscle M-line assembly protein unc-89 isoform X1 produces MSEQVELAGLPPGWDCKYDSRTGRYFYVNLFTKTTQWEDPRARIRQLQTGAPTHLSNDSIAMQPVHGSPYHVYPTSNSFYPAQAAFQNPPSGVPSLNASPNLAQRLQQQHQQQQQQIEMAPIVRSSPRMGLGRQGMVETTFSTNVPAAETDLTVAKINSMFPTVPEVHIRMLLKKYYNREAVVISALQVEKHPLTTPGPYSTPPLGHRPFHNTAMGVVSAFQMTPVLSGRSEMSSSRTGSPVPRPASGASGSYYGGYGSPRNGPMDGTGYRSSPKPHSSPKMKLRYMKSIFPKAEETLILDVLANADNNVQSASQALLKMGYDKREQPVPQRNASRKGTGGSQGADDGIPEEPKTPTPKLKSPEEKKKIKTRLQVKYKDTPEKVIMMALESVDYSEERAKKILNIVIQEDRDKKKSVKIEAPHKSDEDKENARTGSAGPSRSNSTTSSQPRTPLVKRAPTGALAEDGITSPPVTTSGGIQSPSGAAATVVDGKTTEPEFSSSSSGNESSLAVGDSSPESPPERQHHDAAFRACGRAPNVTGAKQSFRPKAKTDHAKYSIFRSSSSEDESCEQAAAAKMDGKSSQLATRIPTKGPNVKLFKGPNDDLLLADYVTWNGANPDLAKGSQKVSGGPDRSIRIERAYQAHGPNGDLCKGPVGSLAKGSMYGQMMKDVKCN; encoded by the exons CCTGTGCATGGTTCTCCCTATCATGTCTACCCTACAAGTAACTCGTTCTATCCAGCCCAGGCCGCTTTCCAGAATCCACCCTCCGGTGTACCTAGCCTTAATGCTAGCCCCAACCTAGCCCAAAGattgcaacaacaacaccagcagcagcaacaacagatC GAAATGGCTCCGATAGTGCGATCCAGCCCCCGGATGGGACTCGGGCGTCAGGGCATGGTGGAAACGACGTTCTCAACGAACGTGCCCGCAGCGGAGACGGATCTGACGGTGGCTAAAATAAACTCCATGTTTCCCACCGTCCCGGAAGTTCACATCCGGATGCTGCTGAAAAA GTACTACAATCGGGAAGCGGTCGTAATTAGTGCGCTTCAGGTTGAGAAGCATCCCCTGACGACGCCCGGGCCGTACTCAACACCACCGCTCGGTCACCGACCGTTCCACAACACGGCCATGGGTGTGGTGTCCGCCTTCCAAATGACGCCGGTCCTCAGTGGACGCAGCGAAATGTCCAGCTCACGCACAGGCAGCCCGGTACCACGACCGGCCAGTGGAGCCAGCGGAAGCTACTACGGAGGCTACGGGTCGCCCCGGAACGGGCCGATGGATGGGACCGGTTATCGCAGCTCGCCGAAGCCACACTCCTCGCCGAAGATGAAGCTGAG GTACATGAAGAGCATTTTCCCGAAGGCGGAGGAAACACTCATCCTGGATGTGCTGGCCAATGCGGACAACAACGTACAGTCCGCTTCGCAGGCGCTGCTGAAGATGGGCTACGACAAACGCGAGCAGCCCGTTCCACAGCGCAATGCATCTCGTAAGGGTACAGGCGGATCGCAGGGTGCCGACGATGGCATACCGGAGGAACCGAAAACACCAACCCCGAAGTTGAAGTCTCcggaggagaagaagaaaa TTAAAACTCGCCTGCAGGTGAAGTACAAGGACACACCGGAGAAAGTGATCATGATGGCGCTGGAGAGCGTCGACTATTCGGAGGAACGGGCCAAGAAGATACTGAACATCGTCATCCAAGAGGATCGGGACAAGAAAAAGAGCGTCAAGATCGAGGCCCCGCACAAGTCGGACGAGGACAAGGAGAACGCCCGTACGGGAAGTGCCGGGCCGAG TCGAAGCAATAGCACCACATCATCACAACCCCGCACGCCACTGGTAAAGCGTGCGCCGACCGGTGCCCTGGCCGAAGATGGTATCACTTCCCCACCGGTGACAACGTCCGGCGGCATCCAGTCGCCATCCGGTGCAGCTGCTACAGTGGTCGATGGGAAGACCACCGAGCCGGaattcagcagcagcagcagtggcaACGAGAGCAGCCTCGCTGTGGGCGATTCGTCCCCCGAGTCGCCGCCGGAGCGACAACACCACGATGCGGCGTTCCGGGCGTGCGGTCGCGCCCCAAACGTGACCGGCGCCAAGCAGAGCTTCCGTCCGAAAGCCAAAACCGATCACGCAAA GTATTCTATTTTTAGAAGTTCCTCCTCGGAAGACGAATCCTGCGAGCAGGCGGCGGCAGCCAAAATGGACGGAAAGTCGTCCCAGCTAGCGACCCGCATTCCGACGAAGGGTCCTAACGTAAAGCTCTTCAAAGGACCGAACGACGATTTGCTTCT TGCCGACTATGTCACATGGAACGGTGCGAATCCGGATCTGGCGAAGGGTAGCCAGAAGGTATCCGGAGGTCCCGACCGCTCCATTCGCATCGAGCGCGCGTACCAGGCGCACGGACCGAATGGCGATCTTTGCAAGGGTCCGGTCGGATCGCTCGCGAAGGGCAGCATGTACGGCCAGATGATGAAGGATGTAAAGTGTAACTAG